A section of the Deinobacterium chartae genome encodes:
- the cas3 gene encoding CRISPR-associated helicase Cas3' has translation MHTHQQRVAEMAEAFCAKFGAGPVGHVLGLLHDLGKYNPDFQAYLQACWAAQQQGKRPPVKSAPHAVYGAALAAQGTLPALALPLMGHHAGLGERARVFSHLRTFLSSPEYQSVLQQAQQACPALALPSVAPPSVTDPEMWLRMVFSALVDADYLDTEQHFDPGRSALRGSTVTVQDLWHALEADQGRLLEQAERDGGSVNRVRAEVYAACLDAARERPGIYRLAVPTGGGKTRSGLAFALKHAVEHDLERVVVAVPYTSITTQTAHAYRQIFQDLPPDAVLEHHSALDVNALEADVLNRAYLAAENWDAPLVVTTTVQLFESLFANRPGRCRKLHRLARSVIVLDEVQTLPTHLLQPTLDALNALVRDYGASIVLCTATQPALELSGRVNGFALGSVRDIVPPETAREHFRRLRRVTYHTRSEPTTLAALAQELRQHPQVLVILNTRRDALALLEALDDPEALHLSTLLCGAHRRDVLARVRAQLHEKCTVRLIATQVVEAGVDLDFPVVYRAFGPLDRIVQAAGRCNREGHLPQGGNVHIVQLEEGRMPRGDYQTATELAQMFLLRPELDLHDPEVFQDYFRRVYGSINPDRYKVNEARQDADYPLTQERYRVINEDTRHVVVPYGDAPAALLARLRQRGYITRQDWRELSAYTVALRSYEISKYQAEGLLTSVLPDTELWEWTGLYCSQRGLRQAGRATEDFVV, from the coding sequence TTGCACACCCATCAGCAGCGTGTCGCTGAAATGGCCGAGGCTTTCTGCGCCAAGTTCGGCGCGGGACCGGTCGGTCACGTCTTGGGGTTATTGCACGACCTCGGCAAATATAACCCGGACTTTCAGGCCTACCTGCAAGCCTGCTGGGCAGCACAGCAGCAGGGGAAACGCCCGCCCGTAAAATCCGCGCCGCACGCCGTTTACGGTGCTGCTCTGGCTGCCCAGGGCACGTTGCCTGCCCTTGCACTGCCGCTGATGGGTCACCACGCCGGCCTCGGTGAACGGGCCAGGGTATTCAGTCACCTGCGTACTTTCCTTTCTTCCCCCGAATACCAGAGCGTCTTGCAACAGGCCCAGCAAGCATGCCCGGCCCTTGCTCTCCCCAGCGTGGCGCCCCCGTCGGTTACGGACCCCGAAATGTGGCTGCGCATGGTGTTCTCTGCGCTGGTAGACGCTGATTACCTCGATACCGAACAGCACTTTGATCCTGGCCGCAGTGCGCTGCGCGGCAGCACGGTCACCGTGCAGGACCTGTGGCATGCCCTCGAGGCCGACCAGGGGCGCTTGCTCGAACAGGCCGAACGGGACGGCGGCAGCGTGAACCGCGTGCGTGCCGAAGTGTACGCCGCCTGTTTGGACGCGGCGCGCGAGCGGCCCGGCATCTACCGCCTTGCCGTTCCCACCGGTGGCGGCAAGACCCGCAGTGGGCTCGCCTTTGCCCTCAAGCACGCCGTTGAGCACGACCTCGAGCGGGTGGTGGTCGCTGTACCTTACACCAGCATTACCACCCAGACCGCCCACGCTTACCGCCAAATCTTCCAGGACTTGCCACCGGACGCCGTACTCGAGCACCACAGCGCATTGGATGTGAACGCCCTCGAAGCGGACGTGCTGAATCGTGCCTACCTGGCGGCCGAGAACTGGGACGCTCCCCTGGTTGTCACGACGACCGTGCAACTGTTCGAGAGCCTGTTCGCAAACCGTCCGGGACGTTGCCGTAAGCTGCACCGCCTGGCGCGTAGCGTGATCGTGCTTGACGAGGTTCAGACCCTGCCTACCCACCTGCTGCAGCCGACCCTTGATGCCTTAAACGCCCTGGTGCGCGATTACGGGGCAAGCATTGTCCTGTGCACGGCTACCCAGCCCGCTCTCGAGCTGAGCGGACGGGTCAATGGCTTCGCGCTGGGCAGCGTGCGCGACATCGTGCCGCCCGAAACGGCCCGCGAGCATTTTCGCCGTCTGCGGCGCGTCACCTATCACACCCGATCCGAGCCGACCACGCTTGCAGCCCTTGCGCAGGAGCTCCGGCAGCACCCGCAGGTCCTGGTCATCCTCAACACCCGCCGTGACGCCCTCGCGCTCCTCGAGGCGCTGGATGACCCGGAGGCGTTGCACCTATCCACCTTGTTGTGCGGCGCGCATCGCCGCGACGTCCTTGCGCGTGTCCGCGCGCAGTTACACGAGAAGTGCACTGTGCGCCTGATCGCCACACAGGTGGTTGAAGCCGGCGTGGACCTGGACTTCCCGGTGGTGTACCGCGCGTTTGGTCCGCTTGACCGAATCGTTCAGGCGGCTGGTCGCTGTAATCGCGAAGGCCACCTGCCGCAGGGCGGGAACGTCCACATCGTGCAACTCGAGGAGGGGCGCATGCCGCGCGGTGATTACCAAACGGCTACGGAACTGGCCCAGATGTTCCTGTTGCGCCCGGAGCTGGATCTGCACGACCCGGAGGTGTTCCAGGACTACTTCCGGCGAGTGTATGGCAGTATCAATCCGGACCGCTACAAAGTCAATGAAGCACGTCAAGACGCAGATTATCCCCTCACGCAGGAGCGCTATCGCGTCATCAATGAGGACACCCGGCACGTTGTGGTGCCCTATGGCGACGCTCCCGCAGCCCTTCTGGCACGCCTGCGCCAACGGGGCTACATCACCCGCCAGGACTGGCGCGAACTCAGCGCCTACACGGTTGCCCTGCGCTCTTATGAGATCAGCAAATATCAGGCTGAAGGGCTGCTCACCTCGGTGTTGCCCGATACCGAACTGTGGGAGTGGACCGGCCTGTATTGCTCGCAACGTGGCCTGCGGCAAGCCGGGCGGGCAACGGAGGATTTCGTTGTGTAA
- the cas5c gene encoding type I-C CRISPR-associated protein Cas5c, protein MTPVRVKVWGDLACFTRPEFGAERVTYDVPTPSAARGVLEAIFFKPEMAYHIRTIQVLKPIRHLSIRRNEINNWQSESTARSWQKSGEGGYYADDPKNRAQRHTLMLRDVAYIIEADIVTRSHAGADVAKYRDQFRRRVRRGQAFYQPYLGTRECSAYFEEPDGSERPLEDLNADLGLMLFDLSFTPRRKGNLRYLRHDTYGAHVEEGDAQPVFFRARLEGGTLVVPQDLYRGPL, encoded by the coding sequence ATGACACCGGTTCGCGTGAAAGTCTGGGGCGACCTGGCGTGTTTCACCCGACCGGAATTTGGGGCGGAACGCGTCACCTACGACGTTCCCACGCCCAGCGCGGCGCGTGGCGTGCTCGAGGCCATCTTCTTCAAGCCCGAGATGGCCTACCACATCCGTACGATTCAAGTGCTCAAGCCCATCCGTCACCTGTCCATCCGCCGCAACGAGATCAATAACTGGCAGAGCGAGTCCACCGCGCGCAGCTGGCAGAAAAGCGGGGAAGGCGGCTACTACGCTGACGACCCGAAAAATCGTGCACAGCGGCACACGCTGATGCTGCGCGATGTCGCCTACATTATCGAGGCGGACATCGTCACCCGCTCGCACGCGGGCGCCGACGTTGCCAAATACCGTGACCAGTTCCGCAGGCGCGTGCGGCGCGGCCAGGCCTTCTATCAGCCCTATCTCGGCACGCGCGAGTGCAGCGCGTACTTCGAGGAACCCGACGGCAGCGAACGCCCCCTCGAGGACCTCAACGCGGACCTGGGGCTGATGCTGTTCGACCTCAGCTTCACCCCACGCCGCAAGGGGAACCTGCGCTACCTGCGGCACGACACGTACGGCGCCCACGTCGAGGAGGGGGACGCCCAGCCGGTCTTCTTTCGTGCTCGCCTCGAGGGGGGCACGTTGGTGGTCCCGCAGGACCTGTATCGGGGGCCGCTGTGA
- the cas8c gene encoding type I-C CRISPR-associated protein Cas8c/Csd1 — MILTRLVEFADTQMRLPPEMYDHQPVRYLLELSMDGTLEGVTPLGGNDRTDQRGVSFLLPHIARSNNVRAKLLADNGEYVLGLARETSRPDHVAERHRHFKDLVQTCAKVTREPAVEAVARFLESWNPGQDRARLPADLDPAYNVTFRVGGILPAADLPAVRDFWARHTGGEGGGPVMTCLITGQEGPVEARLPVKIKRIPEGQTAGTALVSANAEAFTAYGLDASLRSPISRIAGEKFGKALNYLLATRNHHIRVGSVIYVFWTREAVDTFWMNLEQPEAASVTNLLRSPMDPSKRGDLDENAFYAMGLSASGGRAIIRDTLESTVPTAKHNIARWFEDQRIVGPWGDEPRPFGLYTLTASVFRDPAKEMLAQHSSGMFHAALHGGAPPQHLLLRALQRARVDPNETLTHPRAALIKLILARTGVNMTHMHELNPAPPLEGREYAAYQCGRLLAVLENVQRAALGSVNASIVDRYYGRASSAPASVFGPLLDRAQDHLGKLRRTRGGTYHALDARLTDILATLPSFPKALTVPEQGLFALGYYHQRAAQRAASKLPAPQGDAQ; from the coding sequence GTGATCCTCACGCGCCTGGTAGAGTTCGCGGACACACAGATGCGCCTGCCGCCAGAAATGTACGACCACCAGCCGGTCCGCTACCTGCTCGAGCTGAGTATGGATGGCACCCTCGAGGGGGTGACGCCGCTCGGTGGGAATGACCGGACGGACCAGCGTGGCGTGAGCTTTCTGTTGCCGCACATTGCACGCTCAAATAATGTACGGGCCAAACTGCTAGCTGACAACGGTGAGTACGTGCTGGGCTTGGCCCGCGAAACCAGCAGGCCCGACCACGTTGCCGAGCGGCACCGCCACTTCAAGGATCTGGTGCAAACCTGTGCCAAAGTGACCCGTGAGCCGGCGGTGGAGGCCGTTGCCCGTTTCCTCGAGTCCTGGAACCCGGGGCAGGACCGTGCACGGCTTCCGGCAGACCTCGATCCGGCATACAACGTGACCTTTCGTGTAGGTGGCATCCTGCCCGCAGCCGATCTGCCCGCCGTGCGGGATTTCTGGGCCCGGCACACCGGCGGTGAGGGCGGCGGGCCGGTCATGACCTGTCTGATCACCGGGCAGGAAGGCCCGGTCGAGGCACGCCTGCCGGTCAAGATCAAGCGCATTCCCGAGGGGCAGACGGCCGGAACTGCTCTGGTTTCGGCCAACGCCGAAGCGTTTACTGCTTACGGCCTGGATGCGTCTTTGCGCTCGCCCATCTCCCGCATTGCCGGAGAGAAATTCGGCAAGGCCCTCAATTACCTGCTTGCTACCCGCAATCACCACATCCGTGTGGGAAGCGTCATCTACGTCTTCTGGACCCGAGAGGCCGTGGATACCTTCTGGATGAACCTCGAGCAGCCCGAGGCCGCCAGTGTTACGAACCTGCTCCGTTCGCCGATGGACCCGTCAAAACGAGGGGACCTGGACGAAAATGCCTTTTACGCCATGGGCCTCTCGGCTAGCGGCGGGCGCGCCATCATCCGAGACACGCTCGAGAGTACCGTACCGACTGCAAAGCACAACATCGCCCGCTGGTTCGAGGATCAGCGCATCGTTGGCCCCTGGGGTGATGAGCCACGCCCCTTTGGCCTGTACACCCTGACCGCCAGCGTTTTCCGCGATCCTGCCAAAGAAATGCTTGCGCAGCACTCCAGCGGTATGTTCCACGCCGCCCTGCATGGCGGTGCCCCCCCGCAACACCTGCTGCTGCGTGCCCTGCAACGCGCCCGCGTTGACCCCAACGAAACGCTTACCCACCCGCGCGCCGCCCTGATCAAGCTCATCCTCGCCCGCACAGGAGTGAACATGACCCACATGCACGAACTCAACCCCGCCCCGCCCCTCGAGGGACGCGAGTACGCCGCCTACCAGTGCGGGCGGTTGCTCGCAGTGCTTGAAAACGTCCAGCGTGCCGCACTCGGGAGCGTCAACGCCAGCATCGTTGACCGCTACTACGGCCGCGCCTCGAGCGCTCCGGCCAGCGTGTTCGGCCCGCTGCTCGACCGCGCTCAGGACCATCTGGGCAAGCTGCGCCGCACCCGTGGCGGCACCTACCACGCTCTCGACGCACGCCTGACCGATATCCTCGCGACACTTCCCAGTTTCCCCAAGGCCCTCACCGTGCCCGAGCAGGGCCTGTTCGCCCTCGGCTACTACCACCAGCGGGCCGCCCAACGTGCCGCCAGCAAACTTCCCGCCCCCCAAGGAGACGCGCAATGA
- the cas7c gene encoding type I-C CRISPR-associated protein Cas7/Csd2, translating to MKHLDPNLRHDFVLLFDVTDGNPNGDPDGGNAPRTDPETLQGLVTDVALKRKVRNFVEVYSQALPDEEAARYKIFVEHHGVLNDQIRRAYLETGIALGKPVSDPNPSVPLETLEALIAAGDLPSSFSVEDGTLHYNGELDETGLKALWEDLEGREHVDASVIKYLQGFTKKSGKVEKNRADAEKAQRWMTANFFDVRMFGAVMSTGLNAGQVRGPLQLTFARSIDPVEPQDLAITRVAVTDAKDREKLQTMGRKNLIPYGLYRAHGFFSPHLARGTGVTSDDLRVFWDALVNMWDLDRSASRGYMAVRGLYVFTHDRPLGNAPAHKLFERIEITRDAGSLVPRRFSDYTVTVLDADLPEGVTLTRLLLD from the coding sequence ATGAAACACCTCGACCCCAACCTCCGCCACGACTTCGTTTTGCTCTTCGACGTCACCGACGGCAACCCCAACGGCGACCCCGATGGCGGCAACGCACCGCGCACCGACCCCGAGACCCTGCAGGGCCTTGTGACCGATGTGGCCCTCAAGCGCAAGGTTCGCAACTTCGTCGAGGTGTACTCGCAGGCCCTCCCCGACGAGGAGGCTGCGCGCTACAAGATCTTTGTGGAACACCACGGTGTCCTCAACGACCAGATCCGCCGTGCCTACCTCGAGACCGGCATCGCGCTCGGCAAGCCGGTCAGCGACCCGAATCCCAGCGTGCCGCTCGAGACCCTCGAGGCCCTGATCGCAGCGGGAGACCTGCCGTCCTCGTTCTCGGTAGAAGACGGCACCCTGCACTACAACGGTGAACTGGACGAAACCGGCCTCAAAGCCCTCTGGGAGGACCTCGAGGGCCGCGAGCACGTGGACGCGAGCGTGATCAAGTACCTGCAGGGTTTCACCAAGAAGTCCGGCAAGGTGGAGAAAAACCGCGCCGACGCCGAGAAAGCACAGCGTTGGATGACCGCCAACTTCTTCGACGTGCGCATGTTTGGTGCCGTGATGAGCACCGGCTTGAACGCCGGTCAGGTGCGCGGCCCCCTGCAGCTCACCTTCGCGCGCAGCATCGACCCGGTCGAGCCGCAAGACCTTGCGATCACCCGTGTGGCCGTCACCGACGCCAAGGACCGCGAAAAACTCCAGACGATGGGGCGCAAGAACCTCATTCCGTACGGCCTGTACCGTGCACACGGCTTTTTCAGCCCGCACCTTGCACGTGGAACCGGCGTGACCAGCGACGACCTGCGCGTGTTCTGGGACGCTCTGGTCAACATGTGGGACCTGGACCGCAGCGCCAGTCGCGGTTACATGGCCGTGCGCGGCCTGTATGTCTTTACACACGACCGCCCGCTGGGTAATGCTCCGGCCCATAAACTGTTCGAGCGCATCGAGATCACCCGTGACGCGGGCAGCCTGGTTCCCCGCAGGTTCTCGGACTACACGGTTACCGTATTGGACGCTGACCTGCCCGAAGGCGTAACCCTCACCCGACTGCTGCTCGACTGA
- the cas4 gene encoding CRISPR-associated protein Cas4: MISALQHYVYCPRRCALIHLEQTFTDNIHTVRGQLAHARVDTRDAETREGLRTERALALYSDTLGLVGRADVVEFQPDGTPYPVEHKLGAQAAPHADEVQLCAQALCLEEMLGFPVPCGAIYHVRTRRRREVIFTAELRAHVRHTVAAVRQLLAQTDLPAPHYDARCRACSLIDVCQPQVLERLQSATDSLYALEDEP; encoded by the coding sequence ATGATCAGCGCGCTCCAGCACTACGTGTACTGCCCCCGGCGATGCGCGCTGATCCACCTCGAGCAGACGTTTACCGACAACATCCACACCGTGCGTGGGCAACTCGCCCACGCACGGGTGGACACGCGCGACGCGGAAACGCGCGAGGGGCTCCGCACCGAGCGGGCCCTCGCGCTCTACAGCGACACGCTGGGCCTTGTCGGTCGCGCGGACGTGGTGGAGTTCCAACCGGACGGTACGCCCTACCCGGTCGAGCACAAACTCGGCGCGCAGGCTGCTCCGCATGCCGACGAGGTGCAGCTCTGCGCCCAGGCGCTGTGCCTCGAGGAAATGCTCGGCTTTCCGGTTCCGTGCGGCGCAATCTACCACGTCCGTACCCGTCGGCGCCGCGAAGTCATCTTTACCGCAGAGCTGCGCGCGCACGTTCGGCATACCGTTGCCGCGGTCCGGCAACTTCTTGCTCAAACAGACCTGCCTGCCCCGCACTACGATGCGCGCTGTCGTGCCTGCTCGCTGATAGATGTCTGTCAACCCCAGGTCCTTGAGCGCCTCCAAAGCGCAACAGATTCCCTCTACGCCCTCGAGGACGAACCGTGA
- the cas1c gene encoding type I-C CRISPR-associated endonuclease Cas1c: MRHLHNTLYVQTQGTYLHLDHDTIRIDHEGRKIFSIPLHHLEGIVIFGNVLLSPFLIHRCAEEGRAIVWLTRSGRFKARVHPPVSGNVLLRHAQHHALADPERRMQLARRFVAAKIRNTRFTVMRSARDAPDPTDQAALQRTARELARALGQLEHLSNQDLDAVRGIEGEAARTYFASFTHMIRSNRPTFALDGRHKRPPRDPANALLSFLYTLLASDCQSALEAVGLDPQMGCLHALRPGRASLALDLLEEFRAPVADRLALTLINRAQLQHRHFDHHPGGTVYLNEEGRKIVLTAYQKRKQEEVRHTLLREPLPVGLLPLTQARVLARYLRGEMPHYPPYVAQ; encoded by the coding sequence GTGAGGCACCTGCACAACACCCTCTACGTCCAGACGCAGGGTACGTACCTGCACCTCGATCACGACACGATCCGCATAGACCACGAAGGCCGCAAGATCTTCAGCATCCCCCTGCACCACCTCGAGGGCATCGTCATTTTTGGAAATGTCCTGCTCAGTCCGTTCCTGATTCACCGCTGTGCCGAAGAAGGGCGGGCCATCGTCTGGCTGACCCGCAGTGGGCGCTTCAAGGCCCGAGTGCACCCCCCGGTCAGTGGCAATGTCTTGCTGCGCCATGCCCAGCATCACGCGCTCGCCGATCCCGAACGGCGCATGCAACTGGCCCGGCGCTTTGTCGCAGCAAAAATCCGCAACACCCGATTCACGGTCATGCGCTCCGCGAGAGACGCGCCGGATCCCACCGATCAGGCAGCGCTACAGCGAACCGCACGGGAACTTGCCCGCGCCCTTGGGCAACTCGAACACCTGTCAAATCAGGACCTGGACGCTGTGCGTGGCATCGAAGGCGAAGCTGCCCGCACCTACTTTGCCTCCTTTACGCACATGATCCGTTCCAACCGCCCGACCTTCGCGCTGGACGGACGCCATAAACGCCCGCCCCGTGATCCTGCCAACGCCCTGCTCTCTTTCCTGTACACCCTGCTCGCTTCCGACTGCCAGTCCGCGCTCGAGGCCGTCGGCCTTGACCCTCAGATGGGCTGCCTGCACGCCCTGCGCCCTGGTCGCGCCAGCCTCGCGCTGGATCTCCTCGAGGAATTCCGTGCGCCGGTCGCTGACCGTCTGGCCCTGACCCTCATCAACCGTGCGCAATTGCAGCACCGGCATTTCGATCACCACCCAGGAGGAACGGTTTACCTGAACGAAGAAGGCCGCAAAATCGTCCTGACCGCCTACCAGAAACGCAAACAAGAAGAGGTACGGCATACGCTGCTGCGTGAACCCCTGCCTGTAGGTCTGCTTCCACTCACCCAGGCGCGGGTGCTGGCCCGCTACCTGCGCGGGGAGATGCCGCACTACCCGCCGTACGTGGCACAATGA
- the cas2 gene encoding CRISPR-associated endonuclease Cas2, producing the protein MIDVLITYDVATTDPEGRRRLRQVANICCGYGQRVQLSTFECRISPSQLEIMRARLLDVIDVQSDSIRIYRLRTPRDRYVEVLGSDRFQDFSDPLVL; encoded by the coding sequence ATGATCGACGTTCTGATCACCTACGATGTTGCCACCACAGATCCGGAGGGAAGGCGGCGGCTCCGTCAGGTCGCCAACATCTGTTGCGGTTATGGGCAACGCGTGCAGCTCAGTACCTTTGAATGCCGAATCAGCCCCTCCCAGCTTGAAATCATGCGTGCCCGACTGTTGGACGTTATCGACGTGCAAAGTGACAGCATCCGAATCTACCGGCTGAGAACTCCTCGTGATCGGTACGTCGAGGTGCTTGGTTCGGATCGCTTTCAGGATTTCAGCGATCCTTTGGTGCTGTAG
- the ychF gene encoding redox-regulated ATPase YchF produces MSRLGIGIVGLPNVGKSTLFNAITRAGAVAANFPFATIDKNVGSVPVPDERLEALAKLFTKGDRVPPIIPTSVEFVDIAGLVKGAHKGEGLGNQFLANIREVDAIAHVVRCFEDPNIVHVEGRVDPISDIETINTELILADLGTIERRIERLRRSAKGNKDDAALLSLAEEVYAVLERGEPVRSASYSEPLPKDFGLLTGKPVIYVANVADSDLAEDNDMVKAVREYAAKEGAEVVKISAQIEGELAEMPEDEAAAFLEELGIEESGLNKLVRVGYRTLGLITFITSGEKEVRAWTIRQGTKAPGAAGEIHSDLERGFIRAEVIQWDKLIEAGGFAAAKAKGWVRTEGKDYVVQDGDVILILSGI; encoded by the coding sequence ATGAGTCGCTTAGGAATTGGAATCGTCGGGCTGCCCAACGTCGGCAAGTCCACGCTGTTTAACGCCATCACCCGCGCCGGTGCGGTTGCCGCCAACTTTCCGTTCGCCACCATTGACAAGAACGTCGGTTCGGTGCCGGTCCCGGACGAGCGCCTCGAGGCGCTCGCGAAGCTCTTTACCAAGGGAGACCGCGTACCCCCGATCATCCCGACCTCGGTGGAGTTCGTAGACATTGCCGGACTGGTCAAAGGTGCCCACAAGGGCGAGGGCCTGGGCAACCAGTTCCTGGCGAACATCCGCGAGGTGGACGCGATCGCGCACGTCGTGCGCTGTTTCGAGGACCCCAACATCGTGCACGTCGAGGGCCGCGTTGATCCGATCAGCGACATCGAGACCATCAACACCGAACTGATCCTGGCCGACCTCGGCACCATCGAGCGCCGCATCGAGCGCCTGCGCCGCTCGGCCAAGGGCAACAAGGACGACGCTGCGCTGCTCTCGCTCGCCGAGGAGGTCTACGCGGTCCTCGAGCGCGGCGAGCCGGTGCGCTCGGCCAGCTACAGCGAACCGCTGCCCAAGGATTTCGGGTTGCTGACCGGCAAGCCGGTCATTTATGTGGCCAACGTGGCCGACTCGGACCTTGCCGAGGACAACGACATGGTCAAAGCGGTGCGCGAGTACGCCGCCAAGGAAGGAGCCGAGGTCGTCAAGATCAGCGCCCAGATCGAGGGTGAGCTGGCCGAGATGCCCGAGGACGAGGCGGCGGCGTTCCTCGAGGAACTGGGCATCGAGGAGTCGGGCCTGAACAAGCTGGTGCGGGTGGGTTACCGCACGCTGGGCCTGATCACCTTCATCACCTCGGGCGAAAAGGAGGTGCGGGCCTGGACCATCCGTCAGGGCACCAAGGCTCCGGGCGCTGCCGGTGAGATTCACAGCGACCTCGAGCGGGGTTTTATCCGCGCCGAGGTGATCCAGTGGGACAAGCTGATCGAGGCGGGCGGCTTTGCGGCGGCCAAGGCCAAGGGCTGGGTGCGCACCGAAGGCAAGGATTACGTGGTGCAAGACGGCGACGTGATCTTGATCCTGTCGGGCATTTAA
- a CDS encoding carboxypeptidase-like regulatory domain-containing protein, whose amino-acid sequence MNITKTVAASLLIILAATSSGVSQTKPYTMTGTVKNSAGQPVAGVEVFADNTLYYNMNALGKTDAKGRYTIPLPRQELGTWVPGAYVKREYHGVYYEFRLYADDESAFSASKGAVRNFVWRLSGRRGDSYIGSPVYVYTEEGVDLNKLEVTLTPSGPLVDGSAGKAITKRVPQGRVNDVPVGRYTMTARLLRDGAAPVPLLVSPGHGGQYGPSATTDFEKSYYGITMEFTVKLPPGQ is encoded by the coding sequence ATGAACATCACCAAAACTGTTGCCGCTTCCTTGCTCATTATCCTGGCCGCCACCTCCAGCGGAGTTTCGCAGACCAAGCCCTATACCATGACCGGCACCGTCAAGAACTCGGCCGGTCAGCCGGTCGCGGGCGTCGAGGTTTTCGCGGACAACACGCTGTACTACAACATGAACGCCCTGGGCAAGACCGACGCCAAGGGCCGCTATACCATCCCGCTGCCCCGCCAGGAGCTCGGCACCTGGGTCCCGGGTGCTTATGTCAAACGCGAGTATCACGGCGTTTACTACGAGTTCCGCCTGTACGCCGATGACGAAAGCGCGTTCTCCGCCTCCAAGGGGGCCGTCCGCAACTTTGTCTGGCGGCTGAGCGGCCGCCGCGGCGACAGCTACATCGGAAGCCCGGTATACGTTTACACCGAAGAGGGCGTTGATCTGAACAAGCTGGAAGTCACCCTCACCCCCAGCGGCCCCCTGGTAGATGGCAGCGCCGGCAAGGCGATCACCAAACGCGTGCCTCAGGGCCGGGTCAACGATGTCCCGGTCGGTCGCTACACCATGACCGCACGGCTGCTGCGCGACGGAGCGGCTCCTGTGCCGCTGCTGGTCAGTCCCGGGCACGGCGGACAGTACGGACCGTCGGCCACGACGGACTTCGAAAAGTCCTACTACGGCATCACCATGGAGTTCACCGTCAAATTGCCGCCGGGGCAGTAA
- a CDS encoding DUF421 domain-containing protein has protein sequence MDVDWAKVLLPSTPLLEIIVRGSVTYLALFVLLRMVLKRESTDLSVTDLLVVVLIADAAQNGMAGGAKSVTDSVVLVAVILFWSYLLDWLGYHFPRFQRWVRPPPLPLVRDGRMLLRNMRRELITEDELMSQLRQQGIESLEAVRLACMEGDGRISVITRRDRA, from the coding sequence ATGGACGTTGACTGGGCCAAAGTGCTGCTGCCGAGTACACCGCTGCTCGAGATCATCGTGCGCGGCTCGGTCACGTATCTGGCCCTGTTCGTGCTGCTGCGGATGGTCCTCAAACGCGAGTCCACCGACTTGTCGGTCACCGATTTGCTGGTGGTGGTCCTGATCGCCGACGCGGCCCAAAACGGCATGGCCGGCGGGGCGAAGTCGGTGACCGATTCGGTGGTTCTGGTGGCGGTCATCTTGTTCTGGAGCTACCTGCTCGACTGGCTCGGTTACCACTTTCCGCGCTTTCAGCGCTGGGTGCGTCCCCCGCCGCTTCCGCTGGTGCGCGACGGGCGCATGCTGCTCCGCAACATGCGCCGCGAACTGATCACCGAGGACGAACTGATGAGCCAGTTGCGCCAGCAGGGCATCGAGTCCCTCGAGGCAGTCAGGCTGGCCTGCATGGAAGGCGACGGGCGCATCTCGGTGATCACGCGCCGGGACCGCGCGTGA